The following proteins come from a genomic window of Trifolium pratense cultivar HEN17-A07 linkage group LG4, ARS_RC_1.1, whole genome shotgun sequence:
- the LOC123922364 gene encoding uncharacterized protein LOC123922364 gives MNPDEENFDDDNVDDDIDDIPPAPGVGRGRAPRRRALPRRVVRNRWLEGMPKSRTVDGVEEEYDSYDDDDDHEDEEIADIALLAPQNELLIDRHGRPIIMPYTATDLQPQNPANKAINNALKSKFQAPYLNWTEVRADERGYQQFWNGFRSQVTWLNHHTAAIERIFNKKATKRLSTLLFEARKKIKKDPSKPPLWLAGNSYPMLCRRWEEEEYIAKCIKNKANRNTDEANRACVHSGGSKSAGTLRLEFIQQFGRPPTFMEMNDMMHRYADSGEWTGARAQEVSRLTQIWVEEYNASQLRLPPHRRDNEDVRRNKMSLAFVKNAGGATRGRKFAAGCTSSLYASDPTGLRDVTYTSSSSSSTGRSRPTQREETDDEYEARMRATYREEFRDEFEASFDDRVDLRVQHVLQEFFAQQRLPEYREGDPVLSMSIEDMSQMLNEPRSLNPQQDFIIPHENPNQPQGNFFPNQAPINFVHRPVARPPSRTSLPGVIIHEEGRGRGRGRGRSRQPTDTGKGKRPLYQPPDQR, from the exons atgaatccagatgaagaaaattttgatgatgacaatgtCGATGATGACATTGATGATATTCCACCAGCACCGGGTGTCGGACGCGGACGCGCTCCACGTAGACGTGCTTTACCCCGCCGCGTTGTTCGGAATCGATGGTTGGAGGGTATGCCCAAGTCTCGAACCGTAGACGGTGTGGAAGAGGAGTACGACTCCTACGACGACGATGATGACCACGAGGACGAGGAAATAGCCGATATTGCACTTTTAGCTCCTCAAAATGAATTGTTGATTGACCGGCATGGTAGACCCATCATCATGCCATATACCGCCACAga TTTGCAACCCCAAAATCCGGCGAATAAGGCAATCAATAATGCATTGAAATCCAAATTCCAGGCTCCATATCTCAACTGGACGGAGGTCAGGGCAGATGAGCGTggatatcaacaattttggaatggcttcagg TCGCAAGTAACTTGGCTGAATCACCACACAGCGGCTATTGAGcgtatattcaacaaaaaagccaccaagcgtctgtcgaccttactttttgaagcgcggaaaaagattaaaaaggatCCTTCAAAACCACCACTTTGGCTCGCTGGCAATTCATACCCTATGCTCTGCCGCAGATGGGAAGAGGAAGAGTATATTGCAAAGTGTATAAAGAACAAAGCCAACAGAAATACTGATGAAGCCAATCGTGCGTGCGTACACTCTGGAGGGTCTAAATCTGCCGGAACGCTTCGTCTTGAGTTCATCCAACAATTTGGTCGTCCACCCACCTTTATGGAGATGAATGACATGATGCACCGGTATGCAGATTCCGGTGAGTGGACGGGGGCAAGGGCGCAAGAAGTGTCG agGTTGACGCAAATTTGGGTTGAAGAATATAATGCAAGCCAACTACGACTACCACCTCATAGGCGAGATAATGAGGATGTTCGTCGAAACAAGATGTCGTTGGCTTTTGTTAAGAATGCTGGTGGTGCGACTCGAGGTCGCAAATTCGCTGCTGGGTGTACATCTTCTCTATATGCAAGTGACCCAACTGGTTTGAGAGATGTCACTtacacatcttcatcttcatcgagTACAGGACGCTCTCGTCCAACTCAAAGAGAGGAAACCGATGATGAGTATGAAGCGCGAATGAGGGCCACGTATAGAGAAGAATTCCGCGATGAGTTCGAAGCATCATTTGATGACCGGGTGGACCTACGGGTCCAACATGTATTGCAGGAATTCTTTGCACAGCAGAGG CTGCCGGAGTACCGAGAGGGTGATCCAGTACTGAGTATGAGCATAGAGGATATGAGTCAGATGCTTAATGAACCA AGATCATTAAATCCACAACAAGACTTCATAATCCCACATGAAAACCCAAATCAACCCCAAGGCAACTTCTTCCCAAATCAAGCCCCAATTAACTTCGTTCATAGGCCTGTGGCACGACCTCCTTCGCGAACGTCACTCCCCGGAGTCATAATACACGAGGAAGGTAGAGGCCGAGGCCGAGGCCGAGGAAGGTCGCGTCAGCCAACAGACACTGGCAAGGGGAAGCGACCACTATATCAGCCGCCTGACCAACGttga